One part of the Mariniblastus fucicola genome encodes these proteins:
- a CDS encoding GNAT family N-acetyltransferase: protein MSSISVIPVSTKAQQKAFVHFVWDHYQGDPNWVPPLVHNVKELLNYKKHPFYDDAECQTFLAMDGDKVVGRIAAIIDHNHNRHHDELRGMFGFFESIDDQDVANALFDAAKKWFSDKGIGLMRGPANPSQNYEWGMLVEGFHSPPTFLMTYNKPYYDKLVLGYGFEQSQDLYSYNAPVEMLENLDPKLLFVATEATKRFNVDVRPVSKKEFAKDVGIFLKIYNSALQAQWGFTPMSEGELSSTATNLKFLIATEMTSVAEVDGKAVGIVFGLLDYNPLIKKINGKLYPFGWLRLLWGRKKLKRVRLMSTNVSPEYQRWGLGIVLMARMVPEVLKWGIDEGEFSWVLESNKLSRGTLERSGLTSDKTFRIYDYTPS, encoded by the coding sequence ATGAGTTCCATTTCTGTCATTCCCGTTTCGACCAAGGCCCAGCAAAAAGCCTTCGTCCATTTTGTCTGGGATCACTATCAAGGCGATCCAAACTGGGTTCCGCCGCTGGTCCACAACGTCAAGGAACTGCTGAACTACAAGAAGCATCCGTTCTACGACGACGCCGAATGCCAAACGTTTTTGGCCATGGACGGTGACAAAGTCGTCGGTCGTATCGCCGCGATTATTGACCACAACCACAATCGTCATCATGACGAGCTTCGTGGCATGTTCGGTTTCTTTGAGAGCATCGATGACCAGGACGTTGCCAATGCACTTTTTGATGCCGCCAAAAAGTGGTTTTCCGACAAGGGGATCGGGCTCATGCGAGGCCCCGCCAACCCGTCGCAGAACTACGAGTGGGGAATGCTTGTCGAGGGCTTCCATTCGCCGCCGACGTTTTTGATGACTTACAACAAACCCTATTACGACAAACTTGTGTTGGGATACGGTTTCGAGCAATCGCAAGATCTGTATTCGTACAACGCACCAGTCGAGATGCTTGAAAACCTCGATCCGAAACTGTTGTTCGTGGCGACCGAAGCGACGAAGCGATTCAATGTCGACGTCCGCCCGGTAAGCAAAAAAGAGTTTGCGAAAGACGTCGGAATCTTTCTGAAGATTTACAACTCGGCGTTGCAGGCTCAATGGGGATTCACGCCGATGTCCGAAGGTGAACTTTCATCGACGGCGACGAATCTGAAGTTCCTGATCGCCACCGAGATGACCTCCGTTGCCGAAGTCGACGGCAAGGCCGTGGGGATTGTGTTTGGGCTGTTGGACTACAATCCGCTGATCAAGAAAATCAACGGAAAGCTGTATCCGTTCGGATGGTTGCGGTTGCTGTGGGGGCGAAAAAAGCTGAAACGCGTTCGCCTGATGAGCACGAATGTTTCGCCCGAGTATCAGCGTTGGGGCTTGGGAATCGTGTTGATGGCTCGCATGGTCCCCGAAGTGCTGAAGTGGGGAATCGACGAAGGAGAGTTCTCCTGGGTGTTAGAATCCAACAAATTGTCGCGAGGAACGCTCGAAAGAAGCGGATTAACCAGTGACAAGACCTTTCGAATTTACGATTATACGCCATCATAG
- a CDS encoding beta-ketoacyl-[acyl-carrier-protein] synthase family protein — protein MNSTGDVVVSGMGVVSPIGVGIDSFWQNLLDGVSGIRVRESFAETDMPLRIGAPIADFDPKPFVKPRKALKIMCQPIQFGCAAANLAFEDAGFEKQSLESVVSPDRIGTLFGTETFFADPAEVARVFRSCTEDDNYQHDRWGEFAMRQIQPLWMLKYLPNMAASHISIAIDARGPSNSICQGEASGLLALIEAADLIKRGVVDVVIAGGTGSQMALTAMLYRGIGDLSRRINEPEKASRPFDAERDGMVIGEGSGVVVLESAEHAAKRGATPVARLAGWSRGFSDPNRVERNEAFVASIKAVLADSGMTPDQIGLVSANAHGSIEGDASEAQAIQSVLGDVPVVAHKSNFGNLGPGTSVVELIGSLMALKHRKIPPTLNYENPDPDCPVNVSNEVRSMDKSAMLKTGCSGTGQMVSVVFEGM, from the coding sequence ATGAATTCTACTGGCGACGTTGTAGTATCCGGAATGGGAGTCGTTTCACCGATTGGTGTCGGTATCGATTCGTTCTGGCAGAACCTGTTGGATGGAGTATCTGGCATTCGCGTGCGTGAAAGCTTTGCCGAAACGGATATGCCGCTTCGGATTGGTGCTCCGATCGCTGACTTTGACCCCAAGCCTTTTGTCAAACCTCGCAAAGCGCTGAAGATTATGTGCCAGCCGATTCAATTCGGTTGTGCCGCTGCTAATCTGGCTTTCGAAGACGCTGGCTTTGAGAAACAGTCGCTCGAATCCGTCGTCAGCCCCGATCGAATTGGAACGCTGTTCGGAACGGAAACTTTCTTTGCCGATCCGGCCGAAGTCGCTCGCGTTTTCCGCAGTTGCACCGAAGACGATAATTATCAGCACGACCGCTGGGGAGAGTTCGCGATGCGACAGATCCAGCCACTGTGGATGTTGAAGTACCTGCCGAATATGGCCGCCTCACACATCTCGATCGCGATCGATGCTCGTGGTCCCAGCAATTCAATCTGCCAGGGAGAAGCCTCCGGTCTGTTGGCTTTGATCGAAGCCGCGGATTTGATCAAGCGCGGCGTGGTCGATGTCGTCATCGCCGGGGGAACCGGTTCGCAAATGGCTCTTACGGCAATGCTTTATCGGGGCATCGGTGATCTGTCGCGACGAATCAATGAACCCGAGAAAGCCAGTCGTCCATTCGATGCAGAACGTGACGGGATGGTGATCGGAGAAGGCTCTGGTGTCGTCGTTCTTGAGTCCGCCGAACATGCCGCCAAACGTGGAGCCACACCTGTTGCCAGACTCGCTGGCTGGTCTCGCGGTTTCAGTGATCCGAATCGAGTCGAGCGAAACGAGGCTTTCGTGGCTTCGATCAAAGCCGTCCTGGCTGATTCTGGCATGACGCCAGATCAAATCGGGCTGGTGTCTGCGAATGCTCATGGCTCAATCGAGGGCGATGCATCGGAAGCTCAGGCGATCCAATCCGTGCTGGGCGACGTGCCGGTCGTGGCTCACAAATCGAACTTTGGAAATCTTGGCCCGGGAACTTCAGTCGTTGAGCTGATCGGTTCGCTGATGGCGTTGAAGCATCGTAAGATTCCGCCGACGTTAAATTACGAGAACCCTGACCCTGATTGTCCGGTCAACGTCAGCAACGAAGTTCGCTCGATGGATAAATCTGCGATGTTGAAAACGGGTTGTTCGGGAACCGGGCAGATGGTTAGCGTCGTTTTTGAAGGTATGTAG
- a CDS encoding Gfo/Idh/MocA family protein, whose protein sequence is MSLKVGIVGIGFMGWMHWLAWKNVGGAEVVAVCSRDAAKRAGDWTTIKGNMGPPGEQVDLSQIKAFETLDAMLADDEIDLIDVCLPPAMHRDAIIACAKAGKNIFCEKPLALNLLDCDAAIEACDQNEVRLFVGHVLPFFTEFSYAVKLIRSGEFGKLLGGNFKRVISDPFWLEDFYNREKVGGPLLDLHVHDAHLIRVLFGMPKTVYSGGRFKNGVPEYCNSVFTFEDADVSVACTGGVVRQQGRPFNHAFEIHLEKATMCFEFAAHADEAETIRLKILKEDGSVERPEDLGDPDSIFAFQREMEELVEAIFTGRDSDSLSGASARDAIAICEAEEKSLLNNTLVELG, encoded by the coding sequence ATGAGTCTCAAGGTTGGAATCGTTGGCATCGGCTTTATGGGCTGGATGCACTGGCTGGCTTGGAAGAACGTCGGTGGTGCCGAGGTCGTCGCGGTGTGTTCGAGAGACGCCGCCAAAAGGGCAGGGGACTGGACGACGATCAAGGGCAACATGGGGCCGCCCGGCGAACAGGTTGACTTGAGCCAGATCAAAGCGTTCGAGACGTTGGACGCGATGTTGGCCGATGACGAAATTGATTTGATCGATGTTTGCCTGCCTCCCGCGATGCACCGTGACGCAATTATCGCGTGTGCGAAAGCTGGAAAGAACATCTTCTGTGAAAAGCCGCTGGCTCTTAATCTACTGGACTGCGACGCAGCAATCGAAGCTTGCGATCAGAATGAAGTGCGATTGTTCGTGGGGCATGTGTTGCCGTTTTTCACCGAGTTCAGTTACGCGGTGAAACTGATTCGCTCTGGCGAGTTTGGCAAATTGCTGGGCGGAAATTTCAAACGCGTTATCTCCGATCCGTTTTGGTTGGAAGATTTCTACAACCGCGAAAAAGTTGGCGGGCCGCTGCTGGACTTGCACGTTCACGATGCGCATCTGATTCGAGTTTTGTTCGGCATGCCGAAAACGGTTTACAGTGGTGGACGATTTAAAAATGGCGTTCCGGAGTACTGCAATTCAGTTTTCACTTTCGAAGACGCGGACGTTTCAGTCGCCTGCACGGGTGGAGTCGTTCGGCAGCAAGGTCGACCGTTCAATCACGCGTTCGAAATTCATCTGGAAAAAGCCACGATGTGTTTCGAGTTTGCGGCACACGCGGACGAAGCCGAAACGATTCGACTGAAGATTCTCAAAGAGGACGGATCGGTGGAACGACCGGAAGACCTCGGTGACCCGGATTCGATTTTCGCGTTTCAGCGAGAGATGGAAGAGCTTGTCGAAGCGATATTTACGGGCCGCGATTCAGATTCGCTTTCCGGAGCATCGGCTCGGGATGCGATTGCGATTTGCGAAGCCGAAGAGAAATCGCTGCTCAACAATACGCTCGTCGAACTTGGCTAA
- a CDS encoding glutaminyl-peptide cyclotransferase gives MPTSRTRWELVALFLVIAVGGTYLAVWMKTGDAIPEFGYKVVDKFPHDEKAYTQGLLFHDGFLYESTGLTGQSSLRKVEPETGVVLKQFDLSDELFGEGLTWFNDQFIQLTWQNDTGIVYKETDDGFEEVKRFPVDHEGWGITDDGNSLIVSDGTANLRFLDPDSFEETSRLYVRRKDRRVLGQLNELEHFGSKIYANIYNSDKIYRIDENSGDVEAIIDLSGLWPFSDRPRGNNAVLNGIAIKPGSNGTMWVTGKLCPYVYEIEIVPK, from the coding sequence ATGCCAACATCCCGAACGCGTTGGGAACTGGTTGCGCTGTTTCTCGTCATCGCAGTCGGCGGAACTTACCTGGCGGTGTGGATGAAAACCGGAGACGCGATTCCTGAGTTCGGATACAAGGTCGTCGACAAGTTTCCACACGACGAGAAAGCTTACACGCAAGGATTGTTGTTTCACGATGGCTTTCTCTACGAAAGCACAGGACTTACCGGACAGTCGAGCCTTCGAAAAGTTGAACCTGAGACTGGCGTTGTGCTGAAGCAGTTTGATCTCAGCGATGAACTTTTCGGAGAAGGATTGACGTGGTTCAACGATCAGTTCATTCAGCTCACTTGGCAGAACGATACTGGGATCGTCTACAAAGAAACGGACGATGGATTTGAGGAAGTCAAACGTTTTCCGGTCGATCATGAAGGCTGGGGAATCACCGACGATGGCAACAGTTTGATCGTCAGCGACGGGACAGCGAACTTGCGATTTCTGGATCCGGACTCATTCGAGGAAACCAGCCGGCTCTACGTTCGACGCAAAGATCGACGGGTGCTGGGGCAATTGAACGAGCTGGAACATTTCGGTTCAAAGATCTACGCAAATATTTATAACTCGGACAAAATCTATCGAATCGACGAGAACTCCGGAGACGTCGAAGCAATCATCGACTTGTCCGGGCTGTGGCCGTTCAGCGATAGGCCTCGCGGCAACAACGCCGTGCTCAACGGGATCGCAATCAAACCCGGTTCGAATGGCACGATGTGGGTCACGGGAAAGCTGTGTCCGTACGTCTACGAGATCGAAATCGTTCCAAAGTAG